One region of Macadamia integrifolia cultivar HAES 741 chromosome 11, SCU_Mint_v3, whole genome shotgun sequence genomic DNA includes:
- the LOC122094107 gene encoding trafficking protein particle complex II-specific subunit 130 homolog, with amino-acid sequence MILQATPRVKHFGIQRKPLPLEPSVLLREANRRRASLSVGNMFEMLDGRPGFTDGSGLESSLRASPSKGNVSSMSRTNSSPGNFESSVDRPMRLSEIHVADEHALHKTISDPDLWKSLSSVEDFEQKYLDLTKGAADNYHRSWWRRHGVVLDGEIAAVCYRHGNYDLAAKSYEKVCALYAGEGWQDLLAEVLPNLAECQKILNDQAGYLSSCVRLLSLDKGLFLTKERQGFQSEVVQLAHSEMKDPVPLDVSSLITFSGNPGPPLELCDGDPGTLSVTVWSGFPDDISLDSLNLTLMTTSSVDEGVKAIRSSSTIILKPGRNNITLDLPPQKPGSYVLGVLTGQIGHLMFRSHSFSKGGPADTDDFMSYEKPTRPILKVFKPRALVDLAAAVSSALLMNEPQWVGLILKPINYSLKGAVLHIDTGPGLKIEESHVIEMESYTKVMQSDGNTSHVHDTGEVCSSVAEEFKQLTLTDGKIELPDWASNITSVLWLPVRAIDDRLARGSSSVFPQTQSIVDGMRTIALKLEFGISHNQTFERTVAVHFTDPFHVSTRVADSCKDGTLLLQVILHSQVKSTLTIYDAWLDLQVGFVHIGEGNGRPTSSFFPLVISSSSRGGILFGIRLGNVTTGDEDECLHPDSILNIRYGISGDRTVGAHAPVAVENLESVGDKQDFLFRSALVLQRPVLDPCLAVGFLPLPSVGLRVGQLISMKWRVERLKDFEENADSSDNAEVLYEVNANPENWMIAGRKRGHVSLSTKQGSRIIISIICVPLVAGYVRPPQLGLPNIDEANISCNPAGPHLVCVLPAPLSSSFCIPA; translated from the exons ATGATTCTTCAAGCAACTCCCAGAGTCAAGCACTTTGGGATCCAGAGGAAACCTTTGCCCTTAGAACCTTCTGTACTTCTAAGGGAGGCTAATCGGCGGAGGGCTTCTCTTTCAGTTGGAAATATGTTTGAAATGTTAGATGGTCGTCCAGGATTTACTGATGG CTCAGGTTTAGAATCATCTTTGAGGGCATCGCCTTCAAAAGGAAATGTGAGTTCTATGTCGCGAACCAACTCTTCTCCAGGAAACTTTGAGAGCTCAGTTGATCGACCTATGAGACTGTCAGAAATACATGTTGCTGATGAGCATGCTTTGCACAAAACAATTTCTGATCCTGATTTATGGAAGTCTTTATCATCTGTAGAGGACTTCGAG CAAAAGTATCTGGACCTAACAAAAGGTGCTGCTGATAATTACCACCGTTCTTGGTGGAGAAGACATGGAGTTGTCCTTGATGGTGAGATTGCAGCTGTCTGCTATAGACATGGAAATTATGACCTAGCTGCAAAGTCATATGAGAAGGTTTGTGCTCTTTACGCTGGTGAAGGATGGCAGGACCTTTTGGCTGAAGTTCTCCCAAATTTGGCTGAATGTCAAAAGATCCTTAATGATCAAGCTGGCTATCTATCATCTTGTGTGAGATTGCTATCACTTGATAAAGGTTTATTCTTGACTAAGGAACGTCAAGGTTTTCAGTCAGAGGTTGTTCAGCTTGCACACAGTGAAATGAAGGACCCTGTGCCCCTGGATGTATCATCATTAATAACATTCTCTGGAAATCCTGGCCCACCTCTGGAGTTATGTGATGGGGACCCTGGTACATTATCAGTAACAGTCTGGAGTGGCTTTCCTGATGATATAAGTCTTGATTCACTTAATCTTACTCTGATGACCACGTCTAGTGTTGATGAAGGAGTTAAG GCAATAAGGAGCTCCTCCACTATAATACTGAAGCCTGGTAGGAACAACATTACTCTTGATCTACCACCACAAAAACCAGGTTCCTATGTCCTGGGGGTTCTTACTGGGCAAATTGGGCACTTAATGTTTAGATCGCATAGTTTTTCCAAAGGTGGCCCTGCAGACACTGATGATTTTATGAGCTATGAGAAGCCTACAAGACCTATTTTAAAG GTCTTCAAACCGAGAGCTCTAGTTGATCTTGCTGCAGCTGTTTCATCTGCTTTGTTAATGAATGAACCTCAATGGGTTGGACTTATATTGAAGCCTATTAACTACTCCCTCAAAGGTGCTGTCTTGCACATAGATACTGGTCCAGGACTTAAGATTGAGGAGTCCCATGTTATTGAGATGGAAAGCTACACTAAGGTTATGCAGAGTGATGGTAACACATCACATGTTCATGATACTGGAGAGGTATGCTCTTCTGTTGCTGAAGAATTTAAGCAGTTAACACTAACAGATGGTAAGATAGAGTTGCCAGACTGGGCAAGCAATATAACTTCTGTATTGTGGCTTCCAGTCCGCGCCATTGATGACAGGCTTGCAAGAGGATCATCTTCAG TCTTCCCTCAGACACAGAGTATTGTGGATGGCATGAGGACAATAGCCCTGAAACTTGAGTTCGGAATATCCCACAACCAGACATTTGAAAG GACAGTTGCTGTACATTTTACTGATCCTTTCCATGTCAGCACTCGTGTTGCAGATAGTTGCAAAGACGGAACTTTGCTTTTGCAG GTGATACTACACTCCCAAGTGAAGTCCACATTGACCATCTATGATGCCTGGTTGGATCTTCAAGTTGGATTTGTTCATATAGGAGAAGGTAACGGGAGACCGACTTCAAGCTTCTTCCCGCTTGTCATATCTTCGTCATCCAGAGGAGGAATCCTGTTTGGGATACGCTTGGGGAATGTTACTACTGGAG ATGAAGATGAGTGCTTGCATCCAGACAGTATATTAAACATTCGATATGGAATCTCTGGCGATAGAACTGTTGGAGCACATGCACCAGTGGCTGTGGAAAACTTGGAATCTGTTGGTGATAAACAGGATTTTCTCTTCAGGAGTGCACTTGTTCTACAAAGGCCTGTGCTTGATCCATGTCTTGCAGTTggtttccttcctcttccttctgttGGCCTAAGAGTTGGGCAGTTGATCAGCATGAAATGGAGAGTCGAGAGGCTGAAGGATTTTGAGGAGAATGCAGATTCCAGTGACAAT GCTGAGGTGCTGTATGAAGTCAATGCAAATCCTGAGAACTGGATGATTGCTGGGAGGAAGCGAGGACATGTTTCACTGTCCACAAAGCAAG GTTCAAGGATCATTATCTCAATCATTTGTGTGCCACTGGTGGCTGGATATGTTCGTCCACCTCAATTAGGTCTTCCCAATATTGATGAAGCAAATATAAGCTGCAACCCTGCTGGGCCTCACCTGGTCTGTGTCTTGCCTGCACCTCTGAGCTCCTCATTCTGCATTCCAGCATGA
- the LOC122093079 gene encoding uncharacterized protein LOC122093079 — MKAELQALDRNRTWELVRLPDGKRTVGCHWIYKIKYNSDESIERYKARLVAKGKLSAALIRFGFKRGESDSSMFTKNNDQGIVIVLVVDDLVITGSNRSGIDALKHHLSREFDIKDLGRGILMKNNGHTEIVGYTDADWARSPMDRKSTTGFCTFVGGNIVT; from the exons ATGAAGGCTGAGCTTCAGGCTCTTGACCGTAATCGCACCTGGGAATTGGTTCGTTTGCCAGATGGTAAGCGTACAGTTGGCtgtcattggatttataagatcAAGTATAATAGTGATGAATCGATCGAGAGATACAAGGCAAGACTGGTTGCCAAAgg taaacttagtgctgcccttatTAGATTTGGCTTCAAAAGAGGAGAATCTGACTCGTCAATGTTTACTAAAAACAATGACCAAGGTATTGTAATTGTTCTTGTCGTTGATGATCTTGTCATCACTGGCAGCAATCGATCTGGAATTGATGCTCTCAAGCACCATTTGAGCCgagaatttgacatcaaagATCTCG GAAGAGGGATTTTGATGAAGAATAATGGTCACACAGAAATTGTTGGGTAcactgatgcagattgggccagAAGCCCCATGGACAGGAAATCTACCACCGGATTTTGTACTTTTGTCGGTGGAAACATTGTTACCTAG
- the LOC122093080 gene encoding uncharacterized protein LOC122093080 has protein sequence MYSPSASPLKSFSFFVSLLTSLFFQVILTVFGSFRKRCSSKWLTFLLWSAYQLADVAATACLGILTSFPGDQLNEIAPIWSSFLLLHLGGPDSITAISLIDNELYFRHSIQLLYRVGVTVYIHVKLFLVNRGNVGGSIPWFAVLIWMLLAGVSKYAERTWAFHSANMGNLRDSMLPPPNSGPIPLVPDDDHDHRKDDGDPDFIPMDEYALGIVAAPEVAPSPTPNDGSLLKEQVDFDKVILLLAYKYFCSFKCLFVDLVVPCSNNIIDTQRFFLQCPCGVAFQLIDVELRFMYDMLFTKAVVVRTSLACNLRFLRYSAILYALTVFIRSGEVSYSIEAVILFSWALVQETYEIIQMLLSEWTVVWLHNHNFKRLSTIILKLILSCRLHGSKLISRCGVGRVASETTTRNSWGYNNIMAQYNLLSFCFKDKPTIFGRILHLSSWGKSIHELGANSRNTTHIHVSNDIKDFIYQQFKERVQTSDEEIKSAEFCNPRGKWVMKRNNCLEELGWSIDVEFDQSILIWHVATDLCYYFDDLDSIECEAATLQVKVSKALSDYLLYLLLILPFMLNNKIAKIRFQDTCAAVKKLFDHVPKDKREKKNNLFSFILQRKKSSLGEKQPQDFIKRLLRSDAQVLTRDPEADRSKSVLLEAQKLAKLLTSFAVEERWKIISGVWVEMLSYAASNCSGKHHAQRLSDGGEFLTKIWLLMAHLGMIA, from the coding sequence ATGTATTCACCTTCAGCTTCACCATTGAAAAGCTTTAGCTTTTTTGTCTCTCTCCTGACGAGCTTATTCTTCCAAGTCATCCTCACCGTCTTCGGAAGCTTTCGGAAACGCTGTTCCAGCAAATGGCTTACCTTCCTCCTCTGGTCTGCTTATCAGTTGGCTGATGTTGCAGCCACCGCTTGCCTTGGGATATTAACCAGCTTCCCTGGTGATCAACTGAACGAGATCGCCCCAATTTGgtcttctttccttctattgCATCTTGGAGGCCCTGATAGTATCACGGCCATCTCTTTAATTGACAATGAACTCTACTTTAGACATTCCATTCAGCTCCTCTACCGAGTTGGAGTTACTGTCTACATCCATGTTAAACTATTCCTCGTCAATCGTGGAAACGTTGGAGGGTCGATCCCCTGGTTTGCAGTTCTCATATGGATGTTGTTGGCTGGAGTCTCCAAGTATGCCGAGAGGACATGGGCTTTTCACTCAGCAAACATGGGTAATCTTAGAGATTCCATGCTTCCTCCTCCTAATTCAGGGCCAATTCCATTAGTCCCTGATGATGACCATGATCATCGTAAGGATGACGGTGATCCCGACTTCATTCCCATGGATGAATATGCTTTGGGGATTGTGGCGGCACCAGAAGTGGCTCCTTCTCCGACACCGAATGATGGGTCATTATTGAAAGAGCAAGTAGATTTTGATAAGGTAATATTACTGCTAGCCTACAAATATTTCTGCAGTTTCAAGTGCCTCTTTGTGGATCTCGTGGTCCCCTGCTCTAATAATATTATCGACACCCAGAGATTCTTCTTACAATGCCCTTGTGGAGTTGCCTTCCAACTCATTGATGTGGAGCTTAGGTTCATGTACGATATGCTCTTCACCAAAGCCGTTGTTGTTCGTACTTCTTTAGCCTGCAATTTACGATTCCTTCGATATTCTGCCATTCTCTATGCCTTAACAGTGTTCATTCGGAGTGGCGAGGTATCATACTCCATAGAAGCAGTTATTTTGTTTAGTTGGGCACTTGTTCAAGAAACGTACGAAATCATTCAAATGCTTCTATCGGAATGGACTGTCGTCTGGCTGCATAACCACAACTTCAAAAGGCTATCGACGATAATTTTGAAACTCATCCTCTCCTGTCGATTACATGGTTCTAAACTCATCAGCAGATGTGGAGTGGGAAGAGTAGCTTCTGAGACAACAACAAGAAACTCATGGGGTTATAACAACATCATGGCCCAATATAATCTATTGAGCTTTTGCTTCAAAGACAAGCCAACAATATTTGGAAGAATCCTACATCTTTCTTCTTGGGGGAAATCAATTCATGAGTTGGGAGCAAACAGTCGGAACACAACTCACATACATGTTTCCAACGATATTAAAGATTTCATCTACCAACAATTTAAAGAAAGGGTTCAAACATctgatgaagaaatcaaaagtgCAGAATTTTGCAATCCCAGAGGCAAATGGGTGATGAAAAGGAATAATTGCTTAGAAGAACTCGGTTGGAGTATTGATGTTGAATTTGATCAAAGCATTCTTATCTGGCATGTCGCCACAGATCTCTGTTACTATTTTGATGATCTTGATTCAATTGAATGCGAAGCTGCAACACTTCAAGTTAAAGTGAGTAAGGCCTTATCTGATTATCTATTATatcttcttctcattctcccTTTTATGTTGAACAATAAAATTGCAAAGATTAGGTTTCAAGACACATGTGCCGCAgttaaaaaattgtttgatcATGTGCCCAaggataaaagagaaaagaaaaacaatcttttttctttcattcttcagAGGAAAAAATCATCACTTGGTGAAAAACAACCACAAGATTTCATTAAGAGGTTGCTTAGGTCGGATGCCCAAGTTTTGACAAGAGACCCTGAAGCAGATAGAAGCAAATCTGTGCTGTTAGAAGCACAAAAGCTCGCAAAATTGCTAACATCATTTGCAgttgaagaaagatggaagatcatAAGTGGTGTGTGGGTGGAGATGTTGTCATATGCTGCAAGCAACTGTAGTGGGAAGCACCATGCCCAACGACTTTCTGATGGTGGTGAGTTTCTCACTAAAATTTGGCTTTTGATGGCTCATCTTGGTATGATAGCTTAG